A genomic window from Yarrowia lipolytica chromosome 1D, complete sequence includes:
- a CDS encoding uncharacterized protein (Compare to YALI0D21978g, similar to Saccharomyces cerevisiae NTA1 (YJR062C); ancestral locus Anc_1.510, some similarities with uniprot|P40354 Saccharomyces cerevisiae YJR062c NTA1 amino-terminal amidase singleton): MKRAFGRLSPPLRHLTQPRTMATTARTTTPLNLQIGCLQLKPEIGEVDKNMGVANELIDRYYATAKKDDKTPKIDILMLPEMSFTGYNFESPENLKPFREETESSKSIEWARECAKKIDGHVLVGYPEFSPQDDATYNSVSMVSPKGDILFTYRKSFLYTADEAMGMSESPDGFQTYGPFPSLSQDIPLKFQVGICMDINPYKFESAPSEYEFGNSVKKNKVPLVLLPMAWTHSKSPSLVPVKSSDKIPMTEEQEKTHSELRNAIVHKCTMLHGKSTFDGLITEPKEIPKYKNEDLATFHDYTADVDNKLPLVDTLQYWIERLQPVWNQNTDVDFPVTMVTANRVGFEQGDVLYAGSSMCAVMDPLQQKIFLRGALSAADEGLMVFNVDLSVPN, encoded by the coding sequence atgAAGCGTGCTTTCGGTAGATTGAGCCCCCCTCTGCGTCATCTGACACAACCCCGCACCATGGCCACCACCGCGCGAACCACCACGCCTCTCAATCTCCAGATCGGCTGTTTGCAGCTCAAGCCCGAGATCGGGGAAGTCGACAAGAACATGGGAGTGGCCAACGAGCTCATCGACCGGTACTACGCCactgccaagaaggacgatAAGACCCCCAAGATTGATATCTTGATGCTCCCCGAAATGTCATTCACAGGTTACAACTTCGAGAGCCCCGAGAACCTCAAGCCATTCCGAGAAGAAACGGAGTCGTCCAAGTCGATCGAATGGGCTAGAGAGTGcgccaagaagatcgaCGGCCACGTGCTGGTCGGATACCCCGAGTTTAGCCCTCAAGACGATGCGACCTACAACTCTGTGTCCATGGTGTCTCCCAAGGGTGATATCCTCTTCACCTACCGAAAGTCGTTCCTGTACACCGCCGACGAGGCAATGGGCATGAGCGAGTCTCCCGACGGCTTCCAGACATACGGACCCTTCCCTTCTCTGTCTCAGGACATCCCTCTCAAGTTCCAGGTGGGAATTTGCATGGATATCAACCCCTACAAGTTTGAGTCTGCTCCTTCGGAGTACGAGTTTGGCAATTCagtcaagaagaacaaggtgCCTCTGGTGCTGCTCCCAATGGCCTGGACTCACTCCAAGTCTCCCTCCCTAGTGCCTGTCAAGTCCTCCGACAAGATCCCTATGactgaggagcaggagaagaccCACAGCGAGCTCCGAAACGCCATTGTGCATAAGTGCACCATGCTGCACGGCAAGTCCACCTTTGATGGACTCATCACCGAGCCCAAGGAGATccccaagtacaagaacgagGATCTGGCCACTTTCCACGACTACACTGCCGATGTCGACAACAAACTGCCTTTGGTGGACACCCTGCAGTACTGGATCGAGCGTCTGCAGCCCGTGTGGAACCAGAACACGGACGTGGACTTCCCGGTGACCATGGTGACTGCCAACAGAGTTGGATTCGAGCAGGGAGACGTCCTGTACGCTGGCTCGTCCATGTGCGCGGTTATGGATCCTCTTCAGCAGAAGATTTTTCTGCGGGGAGCTCTCTCAGCCGCTGATGAGGGTCTCATGGTGTTCAATGTTGATTTGAGCGTTCCCAACTAA
- a CDS encoding mitochondrial 54S ribosomal protein uL11m (Compare to YALI0D22088g, similar to uniprot|P53875 Saccharomyces cerevisiae YNL185C 60S ribosomal protein L19 mitochondrial precursor, similar to Saccharomyces cerevisiae MRPL19 (YNL185C); ancestral locus Anc_2.70), protein MAPKKAVQTANTIVKIIVGAGAAKPQPPVGPVLGSKGVKAIDFCKEFNAKTAHYQDNIPIPVVLTIKPDRTFSFELKSPQTAFLLLRAAGAEKGAAKYKPGRDQPVGQLSLKHIYELAKIKKMDSRHKDQPLENICKSLCGTALSVGVEIVN, encoded by the coding sequence atggctCCCAAAAAAGCGGTCCAGACTGCAAACACCATTGTGAAAATCATCGTTGGCGCCGGTGCCGCCAAGCCCCAGCCTCCCGTCGGACCCGTGCTTGGATCCAAGGGtgtcaaggccattgatTTCTGCAAGGAGTTCAACGCCAAGACGGCCCATTACCAGGACAACATTCCCATTCCTGTTGTGTTGACCATCAAGCCCGACCGAACCTTCTCGTTCGAGCTCAAATCGCCCCAGACCGCCTTCCTGCTTCTGCGAGCCGCCGGGGCCGAGAAGGGAGCTGCCAAATACAAGCCTGGCCGGGATCAGCCCGTTGGCCAGCTGTCTCTCAAACACATTTACGAGCTGGCTaagatcaagaagatggactCGCGACACAAGGACCAGCCTCTTGAAAACATTTGCAAGTCCCTCTGTGGAACTGCGCTTTCTGTTGGCGTGGAGATTGTTAACTAG
- a CDS encoding uncharacterized protein (Compare to YALI0D22066g, similar to uniprot|P35182 Saccharomyces cerevisiae YDL006w PTC1 protein serine/threonine phosphatase 2c P5.8. f4.1, similar to Saccharomyces cerevisiae PTC1 (YDL006W); ancestral locus Anc_3.215) yields the protein MLKLFRRNSKDEAKGHPMLANNNGLPVTDSPLSSFAVGVTEDKNSRCRRTMEDYHVAAHNICGTPDSGLFAVFDGHAGKQAAEYCATAVVSEVESLIMESEGFKSEDSATEDPEVVQEEGLEHQDNDKSSKTVPELLNLAFMAIDRSIEQKNLNSGCTAAVALLRWEDSRGKPVTVSSDHSPKDYTPVFPRAPLSECKRKLYTANVGDTRLILCRAGKALRLSYDHKGTDLHESKRVTNNGGMMISNRVNGMLAVTRALGDTYMKQFIIGNPYTTETEIIADDEFLIVACDGLWDVCDDQKACDLVSGLEDPVEGSRILVEFALENFSTDNLTVMVVKLR from the coding sequence ATGCTCAAGCTATTTCGACGAAACAGTAAAGATGAAGCCAAAGGCCATCCGATGCtggccaacaacaacgggCTGCCTGTGACCGACTCGCCACTGTCATCGTTTGCTGTGGGCGTTACGGAGGACAAAAACTCGCGGTGTAGACGGACCATGGAGGATTATCATGTGGCTGCACACAACATTTGCGGCACGCCCGATTCGGGGCTGTTTGCAGTATTTGACGGACATGCGGGCAAACAAGCGGCTGAGTACTGCGCAACGGCAGTTGTCAGTGAGGTGGAAAGTCTGATTATGGAGTCTGAGGGATTCAAAAGCGAAGACTCTGCAACCGAAGACCCTGAAGTCgtgcaggaggaggggcTGGAGCACCAGGACAATGACAAGAGCTCGAAGACTGTGCCAGAGCTGCTTAATCTTGCCTTCATGGCCATTGACCGGTCAATTGAGCAGAAGAACCTGAATTCCGGAtgcacagcagcagtggcTCTGTTGAGATGGGAGGATTCTCGAGGAAAGCCCGTGACGGTGTCTTCTGATCACTCACCCAAGGACTACACTCCCGTGTTTCCCCGTGCTCCATTGTCCGAGTGCAAGCGCAAGCTGTACACTGCCAACGTGGGAGACACTCGGTTGATTTTGTGTCGAGCAGGCAAGGCCCTTAGGCTGAGCTACGATCACAAGGGCACCGATCTCCATGAGTCTAAACGAgtcaccaacaacggcgGAATGATGATCAGCAATCGGGTCAACGGAATGCTTGCTGTTACCCGTGCTCTGGGAGACACGTATATGAAGCAGTTTATTATTGGTAACCCATACACGACCGAGACGGAAATCATTGCTGATGACGAGTTTCTGATTGTGGCTTGTGACGGACTGTGGGACGTTTGTGATGATCAGAAGGCTTGTGATCTGGTGAGTGGACTAGAAGATCCTGTTGAGGGAAGCCGAATACTGGTGGAGtttgctctggagaactTTAGCACAGATAATTTGActgtgatggtggtgaaaTTGCGATAA
- a CDS encoding uncharacterized protein (Compare to YALI0D22022g, similar to Saccharomyces cerevisiae ATP16 (YDL004W); ancestral locus Anc_3.213, similar to uniprot|P78700 Kluyveromyces lactis ATP16 ATP synthase delta chain mitochondrial precursor (EC 3.6.3.14)) translates to MFSVARTAIRGAARPAVRIARRGYAETASVDKLRLTLALPHESIYNQKEVTQVNIPSTAGELGILANHVPTIQQLKPGVVEVIETNGETKSYFISGGFATVQPDSELSVNSIEAFQAEDFSPEAIKSLTAEAQKNAQSADEAVAAEAEIELEVLEALAHFAK, encoded by the exons atgTTTTCTGTTGCTCGAACCGCCATCCGGGGTGCTGCCCGACCCGCCGTGCGAATTGCTCGACGAGGTTACGCCGAGACTGCTTCCGTCGACAAGCTTCGACTGACTCTCGCTCTTCCCCACGAG TCCATCTACAACCAGAAGGAGGTGACCCAGGTCAACATCCCTTCCACCGCTGGTGAGCTCGGTATTCTGGCTAACCACGTTCCCAccatccagcagctcaagccTGGTGTTGTCGAGGTCATTGAGACTAACGGTGAGACCAAGTCTTACTTCATCTCCGGTGGTTTCGCTACCGTTCAGCCCGACTCCGAGCTGTCCGTCAACTCCATTGAGGCTTTCCAGGCTGAGGACTTCTCCCCCGAGGCCATCAAGTCTCTGACCGccgaggcccagaagaacgCCCAGTCTGCTGAcgaggctgttgctgctgaggccgagattgagctcgaggttcttgagGCTCTTGCCCACTTTGCCAAATAA
- a CDS encoding uncharacterized protein (Compare to YALI0D22044g, no similarity) — protein sequence MEEQIQQTTKQVLVGAGHLLAFLSQQGVPMKPLPNPPTLLQSQMDKSVAGFNSALDHMSVNIESALEFLELEKHRLGLVQNEKVKTESEPEVTVKTEPAETEDSKEFTIDGMDASHAIDLDGAFDDFGSNDVDINAMLGDGKDGNKDGIMMDDELSNLLADGENGGGNNAGNTTGIADDDMEGLFGDGFDFVSYDQ from the coding sequence ATGGAAGAACAAATCCAGCAAACCACAAAACAGGTGCTCGTGGGGGCTGGCCACCTTCTGGCGTTTCTTAGTCAACAGGGCGTGCCCATGAAACCTCTCCCCAACCCTCCCACGCTGCTGCAGTCGCAAATGGACAAGTCTGTGGCCGGCTTCAACTCTGCATTGGACCACATGAGTGTCAACATTGAGTCAGCTCTGgagtttctggagctcGAAAAGCACCGGCTAGGGCTGGTTCAGAATGAAAAGGTCAAGACCGAGTCCGAGCCCGAGGTGACCGTGAAGACGGAGCCTGCGGAAACGGAAGACTCCAAGGAGTTCACCATCGATGGCATGGACGCATCACACGCCATTGACCTAGACGGCGCATTCGACGACTTTGGCAGCAACGACGTGGATATCAACGCCATGCTAGGCGATGGCAAGGACGGAAACAAGGACGGAATCATGATGGACGACGAGCTGTCCAACCTCCTGGCGGATGGAGAAAACGGAGGCGGAAACAACGCAGGCAACACTACGGGAATCGCAGACGACGATATGGAGGGGCTGTTTGGGGACGGCTTTGATTTCGTCTCGTATGATCAATAA
- a CDS encoding uncharacterized protein (Compare to YALI0D22000g, weakly similar to uniprot|Q07824 Saccharomyces cerevisiae YLL028w TPO1 polyamine transport protein P12.2. f8.1) encodes MSSVSSECQGLSSISEASFSEASSSKPVYVSTACGSDDPITADDLFGEPQSVPISPSELFMSSSSNQSPNNDFEEEAPKSSTSRYALPDESPNGYQTQSTFNSFVNLFRLKKDPPTTLPLASLTSTRGHRMDTPSPTPPEVARLRAVPHSSTYSSESSLNSSTTRISSSRSSDDASTVDGKTTRATQTDQIYAGDSGIILSTSITSSQSSQEHFRERCRRSNCVTYIVQWDTENDPRYPFNWPNYKKYLVVASQALSAIGPQMCSSMYGPAVAKIEEMFGVGKDVAMLSTTVYMMGIAVGPMFCAPMTESFGRKIGVFWPFFVSLIFTFLTVSVTSFPTFMVLRFLSGALSSPPILSSGGALKDMFKPERRPYVLLLYAIIVAGGPAMGPILGSQVIKWTGDFRHLSLVAGIYQLIICTSNLIFMPETYAPVILQKIVRNFSLDAGGLRNLVTERDLGGHARGFSVKNLLRPYQIMLTPVMLPLQMYAAMMFGLMYMAISLVPNAVVKEHNWTRDRAAWINLNFIAGLICASGGIVWSIWYFNRMLKKHGGSNKEPEKRLLIMLPGSLFPPIGCFLCYFFFDKTWAISVVLLLFLGIGFFTIFQSTLNYVVDIHSEYSASAVSALTFLRSIFAGVLPFIGMAAIERVSFAKLCFILGFITTAMCAVPWFIFKWGPGLRARSAFVDV; translated from the coding sequence ATGTCTTCCGTCTCTTCCGAATGCCAGGGCCTGTCCTCCATTTCCGAAGCCTCTTTTTCCGAggcctcttcctccaaGCCCGTCTATGTCTCCACCGCTTGCGGTTCTGACGATCCCATTACTGCCGACGACCTCTTTGGCGAGCCCCAGTCTGTCCCGATCTCTCCAAGTGAGTTGTTTATGAGCAGCTCTTCTAACCAAAGTCCTAACAACGActttgaagaagaggcACCCAAAAGCTCCACCTCTCGATATGCTCTCCCAGACGAGTCTCCTAATGGCTATCAGACCCAGTCGACCTTCAACTCGTTTGTGAACCTGTTTCGCCTCAAGAAGGATCCGCCGACAACTCTGCCACTGGCGTCTCTGACAAGTACGAGGGGTCATAGGATGGACACTCCAAGTCCAACGCCTCCAGAGGTAGCCAGACTGAGAGCCGTGCCCCACTCATCGACTTACTCGTCTGAGTCGTCGCTCAACTCATCAACAACCCGGATCTCATCCTCCAGGTCCTCCGATGACGCCTCCACAGTCGATGGAAAGACCACACGCGCTACCCAGACGGACCAGATCTACGCGGGAGACTCGGGAATCATTCTCTCGACTTCCATAACATCTTCCCAgagctctcaagaacaCTTTCGAGAACGATGTCGACGGTCTAACTGTGTCACATATATTGTCCAGTGGGACACAGAGAACGACCCCAGGTACCCATTCAACTGGCCCAACTACAAAAAGTACCTGGTTGTTGCTTCCCAGGCCCTATCTGCTATTGGCCCGCAAATGTGCAGCTCCATGTACGGACCAGCCGTTGCAAAGATCGAAGAGATGTTTGGAGTCGGTAAAGATGTCGCCATGCTCAGTACCACCGTCTACATGATGGGTATTGCTGTTGGGCCCATGTTCTGCGCGCCCATGACCGAGTCATTTGGCCGGAAGATTGGCGTCTTCTGGCCCTTCTTCGTCTCGCTCATCTTCACCTTTCTGACCGTCTCCGTCACCTCCTTCCCCACCTTTATGGTACTGCGATTCCTCTCTGGAGCTCTGTCTTCGCCTCCCATCCTGTCGTCCGGAGGAGCTCTCAAGGATATGTTCAAGCCCGAGCGACGGCCGTACGTGTTGCTTCTGTACGCCATTATTGTCGCTGGCGGCCCAGCCATGGGTCCCATTCTCGGCTCTCAGGTCATCAAGTGGACCGGCGACTTCAGACACTTGTCGCTCGTGGCCGGTATCTACCAACTCATCATTTGCACCTCCAACCTCATCTTCATGCCCGAGACTTACGCCCCTGTGATTCTGCAAAAGATTGTGCGGAACTTCAGTCTGGATGCCGGCGGACTGAGAAACCTGGTGACAGAACGAGACCTCGGAGGCCATGCCCGTGGTTTCTCAGTCAAGAACCTGTTGAGACCCTACCAAATCATGCTCACCCCGGTCATGCTGCCGCTGCAGATGTACGCCGCCATGATGTTCGGACTCATGTACATGGCCATCTCGCTGGTGCCCAACGCAGTCGTCAAGGAACACAACTGGACCCGAGACCGAGCGGCCTGGATCAACCTCAACTTCATTGCCGGCCTCATATGCGCCTCTGGAGGTATCGTCTGGTCAATCTGGTACTTCAACCGgatgctcaagaagcacgGAGGAAGCAATAAGGAGCCCGAAAAGCGGCTCCTGATCATGCTGCCGGGGTCCCTGTTCCCTCCTATTGGATGCTTTCTGTGTTACTTCTTCTTTGACAAGACCTGGGCAATTTCGGTCGTGCTGCTTCTGTTCCTCGGTATCGGATTCTTCACCATTTTCCAGTCCACCCTCAACTACGTTGTTGACATCCACTCGGAGTACTCGGCCTCAGCTGTGTCTGCTCTGACGTTTCTGCGGTCCATTTTCGCCGGCGTCTTGCCATTTATCGGCATGGCGGCCATCGAGCGGGTCTCTTTTGCCAAGCTGTGTTTCATTCTGGGCTTCATCACGACCGCAATGTGCGCTGTGCCGTGGTTCATTTTCAAATGGGGGCCTGGCCTGCGAGCGAGATCTGCTTTTGTTGACGTTTAG
- a CDS encoding uncharacterized protein (Compare to YALI0D22110g, weakly similar to uniprot|O59805 Schizosaccharomyces pombe Acetamidase) gives MTDKTPLGTADHSETEFEHAKKIYEERLESSILRAYDLFPAPKDTPEWQVPDQLPLDVIPLFQSLVAPSDMEIVSLDGIDLITKLKDGSLNCVHVIGCFIRAAITAHKLVNCLTEVLPDLALKTAKQLDAERDSHEKYALYGLPISLKELISLSGLSCHAQNSYHIDRVVSRDSTLVSCLYSSGAIPYVRTNGPQILMSGESHSPLHGFTLNPHNTVLSSGGSSSGEGALISIGVSKLGLGTDIGGSVREPASFCGIYSLRPTFGRLSETGVDMMMAGNESIRSVCGPMTSDLRLIEAYMKDMGSKEVWRIDPSVDRWVWRTLDYGHMKKLRVGYCIDDGFVKAFPPIQKGILKLVEQLKGSAFEGMEVELTLYHPPSIATANKLLDAFYFPDGCERIKNHFYRFKEPITPQTQDILDGAREYTFEELWKMHQQRDEFRMDFHQDFTSKFDVVIYPVNNSVAPVFHTSKNLMYCGIWNLMDYPAVVVPTGAKVCDFSYEKTTEFRSELEKLCWKPWTENGADIYKNAPVCVQIVAPRWEDELAVNVAKWVDHKVNKKHWSE, from the coding sequence ATGACAGATAAGACCCCGCTCGGGACTGCTGATCACTCAGAGACTGAGTTTGAACacgcaaaaaaaatctACGAGGAACGACTTGAATCCAGCATTCTGCGGGCCTATGACCTTTTCCCTGCGCCAAAAGACACGCCAGAATGGCAAGTCCCAGATCAACTTCCCCTGGACGTGATTCCTCTATTCCAAAGCCTGGTGGCACCTAGCGACATGGAAATTGTGTCCCTCGACGGCATTGACCTGATAACTAAGCTCAAAGATGGATCATTGAACTGTGTTCATGTCATTGGATGCTTTATTCGAGCAGCCATCACGGCCCACAAACTCGTCAATTGTCTCACCGAGGTGTTACCAGACCTCGCATTGAAGACAGCCAAACAATTGGACGCGGAACGCGACTCTCACGAAAAGTACGCGTTGTATGGACTTCCTATCTCTTTGAAGGAACTCATTTCCCTGTCCGGATTGTCGTGCCATGCCCAGAACTCGTACCACATTGACCGGGTGGTGTCTCGTGACTCGACACTAGTCTCTTGTCTCTATTCTTCAGGTGCTATTCCCTATGTGCGGACCAATGGTCCTCAGATTCTCATGTCTGGTGAGTCTCATTCTCCTCTACATGGGTTCACTTTGAACCCTCACAACACGGTCTTGTCTTCTGGAGGCAGTTCTTCCGGTGAGGGAGCTTTGATTTCGATCGGTGTTTCAAAGCTCGGGCTCGGAACTGATATTGGCGGCAGTGTTCGCGAGCCCGCTTCGTTCTGCGGCATCTACTCCCTTCGCCCCACATTTGGACGGTTATCAGAGACTGGTGTGGACATGATGATGGCTGGAAATGAGTCGATTAGATCAGTCTGCGGCCCCATGACCTCAGATCTGAGACTTATTGAAGCCTACATGAAGGACATGGGCTCCAAGGAGGTGTGGAGAATCGATCCCTCGGTCGACAGATGGGTGTGGAGAACTCTTGACTACGGTCACATGAAGAAGCTACGAGTCGGCTACTGTATTGACGACGGCTTTGTCAAGGCCTTCCCGCCCATTCAAAAGGGTATTCTCAAGctggttgagcagctcaagggATCTGCGTTTGAAGGAATGGAGGTAGAGCTCACCCTCTACCATCCCCCTAGCATTGCCACTGCCAACAAGCTGCTCGATGCCTTTTACTTCCCCGACGGATGTGAGCGGATCAAGAACCACTTCTACCGTTTCAAGGAGCCCATCACTCCCCAGACCCAGGACATTCTTGACGGCGCAAGGGAGTACACTTTTGaggagctgtggaagatgCATCAACAGAGAGACGAGTTTCGAATGGACTTCCACCAGGATTTCACTTCCAAGTTCGACGTGGTCATCTACCCTGTCAATAACTCCGTCGCTCCTGTTTTCCACACCTCCAAAAACCTCATGTATTGCGGAATCTGGAACCTCATGGACTACCCGGCTGTGGTGGTTCCTACAGGCGCCAAAGTATGCGATTTCAGCTACGAGAAGACGACTGAGTTCAGAAGCGAGCTGGAAAAGCTTTGCTGGAAGCCCTGGACGGAAAATGGTGCGGACATCTACAAAAATGCccctgtttgtgtccagATTGTTGCTCCTCGGTGGGAGGACGAGTTGGCTGTCAACGTCGCCAAGTGGGTGGACCACAAGGTGAACAAAAAGCACTGGAGTGAGTAA